ATAGGTAAATTCTTTTTGTAAAATTCAACAAGAAGAAGGTAGTCGTCAAGACCAGCTAAAACGGTCCAAATACCTGTTTTTTGATAATATTCTTTGTTATAACGGTCGAGTAGCGATACGAGATCAGGAATTGGCTCAATAAAATCATATCCTATTGGACAAAGAATATAAGGGGTTTTGCTAAAAGGTTCTAGAGCCTTAATATATTGGCGAATTCTATAGGCGACGTGCCAGCTTTTTCTTAAAGAAAAGGCAAATCTTGCAAGATACACACGACTTATTCCTATATATGCAAGCATATCTCCCATACCGTAAGTAAAAGCGTTCCAGTGAGTAAGAACTTCTTTTCCATTTCTATCTCTCCAAATAAAATCAAGTGTTCTTTCTTTTCTTAGAAGAATTTCAGCCGTTGAAGTTTTCCTTGGGAAATTTTTTCTGCTTTCAAAATCACATCCGGGAAAGAACATTCCATCAACACGAGTTATAGAAGTTTTTTTAATTCCAACTGCATTTAGAAGTGATGGTAAAAATGGGGAAATACCGAAGCTATCTGGAAAATAAGCGACTTCCGTTTTTTTAGTCAAACCATTTTCGTCAAGCCATTTCTGTCCAATAAAAAAATCTCTTAAGATAGCTTCTACTTTTGGAAGAAGAGTATCTGCTGATGTAACAGCGCTGCTCATGAGCCGAAGGCGTCCATCGTTGATAAACTTTCTTATTATGCTTCTTTTTTTTGAATTTCTTTCCCAATACATTTTTAGGAAGAAAACATTCTCTAAAGAATAGACTCTTCTTGGCTCTTTCTCAAGCTCGTTTAAAGCAAGATCAAGATTTTTCTGAACAAACTTTTCAAAATACTTTTCTGAAGTATATAGCCAATTTGGATCCCAGTGACTGGATTCTGTAAAAATTAACACTTTTTCAGCATCATCAGGTACGCCAAGATATTTTCTTATTTTTCTTTCTGACCACATAATTTATACACCACTATGATTTTTTCAAAAGATTTTTGATGCTTGTTTTTTTCTTTATGCTTCTGACTCCTGGAAGAAGCTCAACAAAAGCATATCCAACATGTTTTCCGTTTGAATCAAGAACTTTGGCCATGAGTTCAAAATAAGCAATATTTACCTGACCATTCATCAAAGGAACTATTTCATAAACTTCATCCTTCACTCCATGGATAATAACATTCCATCCGTATGAAAAAACATATCCATCAACCTCTATAAGTTTTTTCTCCTTGATTGTAAAGTTTTGTATTCTTCTATTTTTTCCTCCTTTATCTATATATGTTCCGTCCTGATACGGATGTTGTGGAAAAGAAAAAAGCATGATTTCTTCATCATCAAAGAAGCGAAGTGAAAACCATTCCCAATGAGTAGCGGAATCGGTTATATTAAAAGGTCCCCATTGTCTATCGAACCAAGATTTTCCAATTACTTCAAAATCCTCAGCGTCATTTTCTGCTTTAATAGTTAATTTTCCTTTAGTAAGCATATTTGTGTATGAATAATAAACAGTTCTCTGCTTTGAATCTTTAGGTACTCCCATAATAAGAATTCCGTTATCTCCATGCCATATTCCGCCTTTTCCATAGATTAGAATAAGATTTATCGAAAACTCTTTTGTATCCATCGCTAGAGACATACCCTCTTCATTTTTTTTCAAAACAGCATACGGAAAATATGAAATTTTTTTCTCATCTATAAAAATTCTTTTTCCAAAAAACGAAGCCTTCTGTTTAAAGAAATGATTTTTTTTTGAAACATCGGTAAGTGCAAGCTGGAGAACTTTCAAAGTTATACATTGAATTTTAGCTCTTAAAAAAGTATATTGGTATGAGAAAATATTTTCTGGATTTTCTTTGTTTCGCAAATATCCTGTAATATACCACCATCCAGAAACTCCTTTATGAGGAAGCCATTCATCTTCAAAATCCCCATGTTCTTTTTCCCTATATGGGATTAAAACATGATTTCTCATAGTCTTTCCCCCTTTTTGATTAAATTTTTATTGTGTAAATTTAATTTATAGAAAATTGATTATAAGCGATTTCTAAAAAAGATATCCCCCACTCATTGATGCGGATTTATT
This genomic stretch from Marinitoga sp. 1197 harbors:
- a CDS encoding lipocalin-like domain-containing protein, producing MRNHVLIPYREKEHGDFEDEWLPHKGVSGWWYITGYLRNKENPENIFSYQYTFLRAKIQCITLKVLQLALTDVSKKNHFFKQKASFFGKRIFIDEKKISYFPYAVLKKNEEGMSLAMDTKEFSINLILIYGKGGIWHGDNGILIMGVPKDSKQRTVYYSYTNMLTKGKLTIKAENDAEDFEVIGKSWFDRQWGPFNITDSATHWEWFSLRFFDDEEIMLFSFPQHPYQDGTYIDKGGKNRRIQNFTIKEKKLIEVDGYVFSYGWNVIIHGVKDEVYEIVPLMNGQVNIAYFELMAKVLDSNGKHVGYAFVELLPGVRSIKKKTSIKNLLKKS